A stretch of DNA from Catenulispora acidiphila DSM 44928:
AGCGAGCTGTGGCCGAAGCGGCGGACCACGTTGACCTTGCGGTCGATCCAGGTGGCGTTGTCCGGGACCGTGCCGGGGCGGGCGTGGTGGAACAGCTGCTGGTCGCCGCGGCGGATGTCGATGGCGACCGGGAGGTCGCGCTCGCGGGCGAGGTCGACCAGCAGGGAGCCCAGGGTCCAGGCGTCGTCGTGGGTGAAGGCGGCGAAGACCAGGCGTTCCTCTTGGGCCTGCAGTCGTTCGGCCAGAAGGTCGTCGGCGAGCCGTTTGTCGCTCGGAGTGGATGCGCTCACGGCTCGAGTTAATCAACGCTGTTGACAAACAGTCAACCGAGGCGGCCGCTCACGCGGTGGCCACGGGCTCCTCGACGCGCGCCGGGCTGCCCGGCAGCCGCACGCTGAGCAGCGCCCCGCCGCCCGGTGCGCGAGCCGCGGCGACCTCGCCGCCGTGGTTCGTGGCGACGTGCAGCACGATGGCCAGCCCGAGTCCGGAGCCCGGGGTGGAGCGGGCTTCCGGCGAGCGGTAGAAGCGTTCGAAGACGTGCGTGAGGTCTTCCTCGGCGATGCCCGGGCCCTGGTCTGCCACTTGCAGCAGGCCATCGGCGAGGGTGACGGTGATGGTTCCGGCCTCCGGGGAGAACTTGGTCGCGTTGTCGAGCAGGTTCGTGACGAGGCGCTCCAGCGCGGTGGCGTCGCCTTGGAGGTACCAGGGTCGCAGGCGCAGGTCGTAGGTGATGCGGGGCGCGCGGCGCTGCACGCGCTCGGCGGCGCGTTCGACGACGTCGCGCAGGTTCAGCTGCTCGATGGTCTGCGCGGGCTGGTCGTCGCGGGAGAGCTCGACGAGGTCGGAGATGAGCATGGAGAGCTCTTCCATCTGCGCGCGCACGTCGTTCAGGAGCGCGACGCGTTCCTCGGCGGGCAGGCGGGCGTCGTCGGGCGCGGCCGAGACCTGGGCGAGGAGGTCGAGGTTGGTGCGGATCGAGGTGAGCGGGGTGCGCAGTTCGTGCCCCGCGTCGGCGACGAGGCGCTTTTGGTGCTCGCGGGATCGGGCGAGCGCTTCGAGCATGGTGTTGAAGTTGCGGGTCAGGTGCGCGATCTCGTCGTCGCCCTTGACCGGCAGCCGGGCCAGATCGCCGGTGCGGGCGATGTATTCGGTCGCCTGCGAGAGCCGGACGACCGGCCGCAGCGCCGCGCGGCCGATCGCGAGGCCGGCACAGGTGGCCAGCGCGATGCCGAGCAGGCCGACGACGATCGAGATGGTGGCGATGGTGTTCAGGGCCGATTCGGTCGGCGCCAGGGAGGTGGAGAAGACGAGGGCCGAGGATTGGGGGGCTTGGGGGGATTGGGAGGATCGGGAGGATCGGGAGGATTGCGAGGTGTCGGCGGACCCGTCAGCGGCAGGGGTTCCGTCCGGAGAGGCGTCGCCGTCGGTCGGCATGTCGCCGTAGGTGTTGCGGATGGCATAGACGCGGTAGTCCACGCCGTTGTAGCTGAAGGTTCGCAGCGACGTCTCGCGCTGCTGGGCGGCGACGGCGATCTCGGGCTGGCCGAAGGGAGCCCACACCTGATAGGTCGCCAGGACCTGGTCGGGTCGCCCCTGCGGTCCGAGGCGTTGCAGCTCCAGGTTCTGCGGCTCGTGCGCGGTGCCGTCGGCGAAGACCAGGGACTCCTGGTAGCCGGAGCTGGCCAGGAGCGTCTGGGCCTGGTCGATCTTGCTCGGGGAGAACATCTCCAGCGGCCACGCGGTGAAGACGGTCGCGCGCTGCTCGAGCTGGTGGTCCATCCGATTCATGATCGTGCGGCTGATCGCCAGGTAGCCGATCAGCGCGCAGAGGGCGACCGAGAGGCCGACGGCCGCCACGACCAGGAGGGTGATCCGGGATCGGAACGACCGCCGCGTGAGCCAACTGCCGTTCCCGTTCCCACTCCGGTCCCCGTCCCCGCCGCCGTGCCGATCGCCGTGCCTGCGCATGCGCAGAGCCTGGGGCGTCGCGCTGAGAGACGGCTGAGATCAGACCGTGAGGAGTGTGAGGAAGCGCCTACCCGCACTGCTCTTGCCATTACTACTCGCAGCTACTTGCACTGCGCGAGCATCGCGGACTTGTCGGCGGACGTCACAGGGAACTGATACTTGATCGCCACCTGCGCGAAGCGGACCGAATAGGAGCAGCCGATCGCTTTCAGAGGCGGCATCCAGGCAGCGGGCCCAGAATCGCCCTTGGCTTCGTTGTCGGAACCATCGACCGCCAGCAGCTCCAGCGGGTCGTTGGCCAGCTGCTCGCGCCGCGCCGCCGTCCAACCGGAGGACCCCATCTGCCAGCTGTAGGCCAGGGGTATGACGTGGTCGATCTGAATGGCGGTGGCGTTCTTCTTGGTGAACTGGATGCTCTGGCCGGTATAGGGATTGGCGAGTGTCATCGCCTCCACGACACAGTGCGCCGCCTTACCCTTGGCCTGGTCCTGGATGTTCTGCCCGTCGCGCTCCAGAACATCGTCCCGCGTATCGCAACCGTTGCCGGCGAAGGGATCGCCGGTCGCACCATCAGTCCACGCCTGACCGAACTTATCGCGCGTATAGCCAGACAACGAGGCGGGGTTGCGAGTCCCGACGCGCCCGATCAGGTCCCGCGCCGCGCCGAGGTCCGCAGCAGAGGTAATCGGCGCAAGACCCGCCTTGGTGCCATCAGGATCGGTGAGCGGACTGACAGCATGACCGTCAGAGGACACGGGCCCCGAGGTGTTCTTCCCGCCAGCGCCACCACTGCCACCAGAAGACGCCCCCGACGAAGCACCCGCATCATCCACCGGCTTGCACCCGGCAAGCAGCGCCGCACTCACCGCGAGCGCGACAACGGGCAGCATGCGGCGAGATCCGGCTCCCGCGAAGGCCTTGGAACGTATTCGGTGCACCATGATTCACTCTCCCCTAAGGCTTCTGTGACGCCCCGTGTGCCCCGACTCCGGCGTCCGACACGCCCCTATTCGGATGCCGACCAGGTGAGTCGCCCCACAGCTTGATCGAATTCCGTGATCGCCTGGTGCGTGGTGAACCCAGCTACGGCTTGGACACTCAGATCGATCGACAGCCATCGCACATCGTTCGGGACCGCGACCACGTACTCGACCCGCTGAGGGGATGGAGACACGTCGGTTCCGTCCTCGATATCGGGACCCGCGAAGCTGTGGTCTATCCGAACGGCAACGGATCCCGCGATCAAGCCGGTACGCGCGCCGGCGTTGTTCCGGGCCACGTGTGCGATTACCTCGATCGGATCCGGCACTGTCGCTGCCGGGATCACGACCTCTGCGACAAGGACAGCAGCGCCTGGCAGCGCCGCCGCATGAGGCTTCGGCGCCGGCACCAGCAGCTCGATTCCACGCCTGGAGCGGGCTGCGGTGATCTGGGCTGCGAACTGGCCGTTGAACAGGGTCCTGCCCTGCTCGGCGGCGTCGGCTGGGATCCCGTCGAACAGCACGTCCAAGAAGGCGTTGACGTCCGCCTCCGCATGTTCGTCCAAGCGGATGCGGTACCAGTCTTCGCCGAATTCGAGACAGTACGTAATCGGTTGGCGCTCAGGGGTTACGGAAGCCATAGGCGTCTTTGTACACTCGTCCACCGTCACGCGTCGAGATCAGTGGGGGGCGCGTCCGTGACCAACAGGGGGCTTAGATAGTGGTGCGTCCAAGCGGGTGGGACGTGTTGGGTTTGGACGGGGATCCAACGCCAGGGGTGGTGGAGGCGGTCCAGGCCCTGGCAAAGGAATTCGGGGACTTCGCCCACGACGTCGAGCACTCGTGGTCGTCCCTGAACTCGTTCGGTGGCGACGCCACAGCACTGTCCTGGGTCGGGCAGACCGCCGAGGCATTCAAAGCCAGCTTCGGGCCCCTCCCCGGCCGTCTGCAGAAGCTGTACATCTCCTACAGCGAGGCCTCCGACGCCCTCGCGGCGTACTGGCCCAAGCTGCAAGCGGCACAAAACAATGCCGACTCCGCGCTGCGCCAGGGCCTGGACGCCCAAGCCGACCTCACACGCGCCACCGGCACAGCCGCCAACGCCGCCGCCGATCTGAAAACCGCCCAAGCCGGCACCGATCCAAAGTCCACCGCCGACGCCCAAACCAGCCACGACAACGCCCAAAAGGCACTCTCACAAGCCAAAGACCGCCTGGCCGCGCTCACCGCCCAAGCCCACCAAGCCCACAACGACCTCCAAACAGCTGCCAAAGACTGCGCCAAAGCACTGCACCACAGCCAATCCGACGGCATCCACAACAAACACTGGTGGCAACACGTCGGCCAGACCCTCTCCGACATCGGCGGCAAAATCGCCCAATGGTCCGGCGAGATCGGCCAAATCGCCGTGGTCCTCGCGCCAGTCCTCAACGGCATCGCCATCCTCACCGTCGAAGTCCCCGGACTGGACGTCGTCACCGCGAGCCTCGCCGGCGCCGACGACCTCATCGCCGAGACCGCACCCGAAGTCACCGCCGCGGGACTGGCGATCAAAGCCACCGGCGACGGACTCCAAGGCCACTGGAACGACCTCGCCCACGACGCGGTCTACCTCGGCGCCTCCCGCATAGGAGGCAAAGGCGGCAGTGAAGGCGAAGACGGGGTTCCGCCGGGAGCCATGGCTGCCCAAGACGAGAGCAGTGCCGCGGAGGCTGCCGCCCCTGATCCGATTCCGCGCGGACCTGGCGGCGGTTGGAATACGAACGGCCGCGACCCGAGTGAGCTCGTCCCGCCGTACGCACGCCAGCGTCCTTGGACGCCCGCCGCCCCGGGCCAAGGCGCCGAGGACGGTGTCGAGTGGATATGGAAGGAACGCGACGCGAACGGCGACGAGATCGGCCCGACGATCCGTCTCCGTGTCCACAGTGCGGACCCGACGGCGCCGGCAGGCTCGAACGCCGCGAACGGCCCGATCTACCGCATCCAGCACGGCGCCAAATATCAGGATGCCGACGGCAACCTGCATCCCCAGGGAATCCACAACAAGGACAGCCCGAACTACGACGAGGATGCGATCAACGACACTCATATACCCTGGCCGTTGATTCTCAAGCTGCCCTGGTGATCCTAGGAGGAATGTGATGCCGGCTGACCCGGAGCGCCTCGCCAGTCAGCTCGCCCTGTTGCGCAGCGCGGACGCCGACGAGCGCATCGACGCGGCGGAGCAGCTCGCCGGCTGGTGGCGTCATCTCGATCGCGATCAGGTGGCGTCGGCGGCTCGCAGCCTCGCGGCAGCCGTCGTGACCGAGTCGGACAAGGCAGCGAGCGAAGCCGAGCTTCACGCGCTTGTCGAACTCGATAACGCGGGCTCGTACACCCGCGACGACGTTGTCGTGCTGTCGGGACGCAGCAGGAGTTCTCTCCATCCCGACGATCTGGAGTACGCGGAAATCCTTGAGGAGAAGTTCGGCTCGTTGTTCGCAAGCTGACAGGCCGCCCCGGCTGTATCGGCGTCGGACCCGCTCCGGGCGGACCCACAAACGCGAAGCCCAGTAGGCTGAAGGCGTGCACTGCGTACTGGAGAACCACCTGCGGCCCGTCCGCCGAGCGGTGTTCGAACGAGGCGAAAGGCCAGGTCGATGATCGAATTCGACGGCAATATGCCCGATTTGGTAGATCCTGTGGCGATATGTGCATTCGAGGGGTGGAACGACGCCGGGGAGGCTGCGTCCAACGCGGTGAAGCACCTGGCGGAGGCCTATGCCGGTGCGGGGCGGATGTTCGCGGCGCTGGACGGCGAGGACTATTACGACTACCAGGTGCACCGGCCGATGGTCGCCGCGGTGGACGACCGGCGGCAGGTGATCTGGCCCACGACGCGCTTCTCGGTGGTGCGGGCGCCGGCGCGGCTGCTGCCCGGCGACGCGCACGAGGAGCCGCGGGACCTGGTGCTGGTGCACGGCGTGGAGCCGAACATGCGCTGGCGCTCGTTCTGCGAGGAGGTGCTCGGGCTGGCGCGGGATCTGGGCGTCGGGCAGATCATCACGCTCGGCGCGTACCTCGCCGACGTGCCCCACACCCGGCCGACGCCGGTGACCGGCACCAGCTCGGACGAGGCGTACCAGGCGCTGTTCGACGTGGAGCCGCCCACGTACGAGGGACCGGTGGGGATCACCGGAGTCTTCCAGGAGGCCTGCCACCACGCGGGCATCCCGCTGATGTCGTTCTGGGCCGCGGTGCCGCACTACGTGGCGCACCCGCCGGTGCCGAAGGCGACGCTGGCACTGCTGCGGCGGCTGGAGGACGTGCTGGACCTGTCGGTGCCGACGAAGCGGCTCGCCGAGGAGGCGCAGTCGTGGGAGGCCGGGGTCGACGAGCTGGCCGAGAACGACGCCGAAGTCGGCGAGTACGTCCGGACGCTGGAAGAGCAGCGGGACAACGAGGACGCCGCGGACTCGCCGGAGGCCAGCGGCGAGGCGATCGCGCGGGAGTTCGAGCGGTACCTGCGACGGCAGGAGCGGCGACGGGGGTCGTCGGAGGAAGGCTAGAGGTAGGAACAGGACGAAAAACGCTGCGGCTGTCTCGAAATCTTGCGAGACAGCCGCAGCGTTGCGTATGCGTGCGCCTTCCTCAGAGCCCTGCGACGATGCGCAGCGCCTCGTCGACCGACGCCGCCGGGTCCGGGACCGGGTAGAGCACGCCGCGGATGGTGCGCGCCGCGTCCACGATCAGGGTCGCGCGCTTGAGGCGGTCGGCGCCGGCGGCGCGGAACGTGGGCAGGCGAAGCGCGGCGGCGAGCTGGAGTGCCTGGTCGGAGAGCAGCGGGAACGGCAGGCTCTCCAGCTCGGCGAAGCGCGCCAGCTGCTCGGGGCGCTGCGTGCAGACGCCGACCACGGCGGCATCGGCGGCGGCGAACTCGGGCAGGCGGTCGCGGAAGGTGCGGGCCTCCAGGGTGCACCCCGGGCCGCCGGGCACGTCGGACCAGCCGGGCGCCAGGCCGGGATCGACGGCCGGCGAGCCGGGGAACGTGTACAGGACCGTCCACTTGGCGCCGGCGGAGACCGGGTCGGTCGGCGCACGGTCAGCGTCCGGAAGCGTCAGGGCGGGGAGGCCGGTACCGACCAGCGCGTGCACCCGACGGGCCTCGGCCGAGGCGGGCTCGGAGGTGGCGGTGAGGGTGCCATCGCCCATGACGTGCTGCGCGCCCCAGTTCTGCAACGCGATCAGCACCGGCAACAGCCCGCGCCCGGCATCGGTGAGGTGGTACTCGAAGCGCGCCGGACGATCAGAGTACTGACGCCGCTCCAGCACCCCGCGGTCGACCAGCATCGCCAACCGCTCGGTCAGCACCTTGCGGCTGACCCCCAGCTCCGCGGCCAGCTCCGAGAACCGCGTGACACCCCCGGCCACATCCCGCACGACCAGCAGCGTCCACCAGTCCCCCACGACATCCAGCGCCTGCGCAATGGAGCAGTCGGTATCGCCGATGCGGGTGTACTTCACGGAGTCAGTATAGTCGGTTCACAATGGGAACTGACTCGGGAGGGACACCTTTGATGAGGAAGAATGCGGCCACTGGGGCTGCGGCAGTGCCAGACAACGGATCGACCGCGCCGCCACCCCGGTCAGTCGCCACCGCAGCGCTGCCACAGACCACGCCCACCGAACTGCCGCTGACCGCAGCATTGCCGCCGCAGACGGCACCAATCGCGCCGCCGCAGACGGCACCAATCGCGCTGCCGCAGACCCCTACTGCTCACCCCGCCAAAGCAGCGCCGCCGCAGACCGCA
This window harbors:
- a CDS encoding heme-degrading domain-containing protein — translated: MSASTPSDKRLADDLLAERLQAQEERLVFAAFTHDDAWTLGSLLVDLARERDLPVAIDIRRGDQQLFHHARPGTVPDNATWIDRKVNVVRRFGHSSLLIGQRHRDRGTTFEDATGLPRDTYAAHGGAFPITVPGAGIIGTVTVSGLPQVDDHNLVVEALERFLGDNTD
- a CDS encoding sensor histidine kinase; its protein translation is MAAVGLSVALCALIGYLAISRTIMNRMDHQLEQRATVFTAWPLEMFSPSKIDQAQTLLASSGYQESLVFADGTAHEPQNLELQRLGPQGRPDQVLATYQVWAPFGQPEIAVAAQQRETSLRTFSYNGVDYRVYAIRNTYGDMPTDGDASPDGTPAADGSADTSQSSRSSRSSQSPQAPQSSALVFSTSLAPTESALNTIATISIVVGLLGIALATCAGLAIGRAALRPVVRLSQATEYIARTGDLARLPVKGDDEIAHLTRNFNTMLEALARSREHQKRLVADAGHELRTPLTSIRTNLDLLAQVSAAPDDARLPAEERVALLNDVRAQMEELSMLISDLVELSRDDQPAQTIEQLNLRDVVERAAERVQRRAPRITYDLRLRPWYLQGDATALERLVTNLLDNATKFSPEAGTITVTLADGLLQVADQGPGIAEEDLTHVFERFYRSPEARSTPGSGLGLAIVLHVATNHGGEVAAARAPGGGALLSVRLPGSPARVEEPVATA
- a CDS encoding HNH endonuclease family protein; protein product: MLPVVALAVSAALLAGCKPVDDAGASSGASSGGSGGAGGKNTSGPVSSDGHAVSPLTDPDGTKAGLAPITSAADLGAARDLIGRVGTRNPASLSGYTRDKFGQAWTDGATGDPFAGNGCDTRDDVLERDGQNIQDQAKGKAAHCVVEAMTLANPYTGQSIQFTKKNATAIQIDHVIPLAYSWQMGSSGWTAARREQLANDPLELLAVDGSDNEAKGDSGPAAWMPPLKAIGCSYSVRFAQVAIKYQFPVTSADKSAMLAQCK
- a CDS encoding polymorphic toxin type 30 domain-containing protein, yielding MDGDPTPGVVEAVQALAKEFGDFAHDVEHSWSSLNSFGGDATALSWVGQTAEAFKASFGPLPGRLQKLYISYSEASDALAAYWPKLQAAQNNADSALRQGLDAQADLTRATGTAANAAADLKTAQAGTDPKSTADAQTSHDNAQKALSQAKDRLAALTAQAHQAHNDLQTAAKDCAKALHHSQSDGIHNKHWWQHVGQTLSDIGGKIAQWSGEIGQIAVVLAPVLNGIAILTVEVPGLDVVTASLAGADDLIAETAPEVTAAGLAIKATGDGLQGHWNDLAHDAVYLGASRIGGKGGSEGEDGVPPGAMAAQDESSAAEAAAPDPIPRGPGGGWNTNGRDPSELVPPYARQRPWTPAAPGQGAEDGVEWIWKERDANGDEIGPTIRLRVHSADPTAPAGSNAANGPIYRIQHGAKYQDADGNLHPQGIHNKDSPNYDEDAINDTHIPWPLILKLPW
- a CDS encoding PAC2 family protein, which produces MIEFDGNMPDLVDPVAICAFEGWNDAGEAASNAVKHLAEAYAGAGRMFAALDGEDYYDYQVHRPMVAAVDDRRQVIWPTTRFSVVRAPARLLPGDAHEEPRDLVLVHGVEPNMRWRSFCEEVLGLARDLGVGQIITLGAYLADVPHTRPTPVTGTSSDEAYQALFDVEPPTYEGPVGITGVFQEACHHAGIPLMSFWAAVPHYVAHPPVPKATLALLRRLEDVLDLSVPTKRLAEEAQSWEAGVDELAENDAEVGEYVRTLEEQRDNEDAADSPEASGEAIAREFERYLRRQERRRGSSEEG
- a CDS encoding winged helix-turn-helix transcriptional regulator, whose translation is MKYTRIGDTDCSIAQALDVVGDWWTLLVVRDVAGGVTRFSELAAELGVSRKVLTERLAMLVDRGVLERRQYSDRPARFEYHLTDAGRGLLPVLIALQNWGAQHVMGDGTLTATSEPASAEARRVHALVGTGLPALTLPDADRAPTDPVSAGAKWTVLYTFPGSPAVDPGLAPGWSDVPGGPGCTLEARTFRDRLPEFAAADAAVVGVCTQRPEQLARFAELESLPFPLLSDQALQLAAALRLPTFRAAGADRLKRATLIVDAARTIRGVLYPVPDPAASVDEALRIVAGL